From a region of the Streptomyces tirandamycinicus genome:
- a CDS encoding AI-2E family transporter has product MPTRSAHPRHRIRAARGGVARGDARPAPAARPAAGPPVAPALRTAAAYAWRLLVVGALVYAVFSVLGRFHEIGVALFLGLVGAALLRPLVDLLARRLPRPLAVTIALIGSIALALGVLALVGETVAGERTVLQHEFGAGIERIERWLEQPPFRLDPEALSDLQSRIGRFLSSHRSTLISTAISGAARLVEVLTTLALGLFCAVFFLHSGDRHWRWVCAQLPLSARDRVSVAGHAAWRTFTGYTHGIVLVAATNSVLVGLALYALGVPLAVPLALLEFFAAFVPLVGSPIALAVAAVVALATKGPVVAAVVMALIVVIGQIEGHVLHPLVLSWAVRLHPLVVAISVVAGAIAAGVIGAVVAVPLVSVVWSVRQALRTRNGRGPARPS; this is encoded by the coding sequence ATGCCCACACGATCCGCCCACCCGCGGCACCGGATCCGCGCGGCGCGCGGCGGCGTCGCGCGCGGTGATGCCCGCCCGGCGCCCGCTGCCCGGCCCGCCGCCGGTCCCCCGGTGGCACCGGCCCTGCGGACGGCCGCCGCCTACGCCTGGCGGCTGCTGGTCGTCGGTGCCCTCGTGTACGCCGTCTTCTCGGTCCTCGGGCGGTTCCACGAGATCGGTGTGGCCCTCTTCCTCGGTCTCGTCGGCGCGGCGCTGCTGCGGCCGCTGGTCGATCTGCTGGCGCGCCGGCTGCCGCGGCCGCTCGCCGTGACCATCGCACTGATCGGCAGCATCGCCCTCGCCCTCGGCGTGCTGGCCCTGGTCGGGGAGACCGTCGCCGGTGAGCGGACCGTGCTGCAGCACGAGTTCGGCGCCGGGATCGAGCGGATCGAACGCTGGCTGGAGCAGCCGCCGTTCCGGCTCGACCCGGAAGCGCTCAGCGATCTCCAGTCACGGATCGGCCGGTTCCTCTCCAGCCATCGCTCCACGCTGATCAGTACGGCCATCAGCGGCGCGGCCCGGCTGGTGGAGGTGCTGACGACACTGGCACTCGGGCTGTTCTGCGCGGTGTTCTTCCTGCACTCCGGCGACAGGCACTGGCGCTGGGTCTGCGCCCAGCTGCCGCTCTCCGCCCGGGACCGGGTGTCGGTGGCGGGCCACGCCGCCTGGCGCACCTTCACCGGTTACACGCACGGCATCGTGCTGGTCGCCGCGACCAACTCGGTCCTGGTGGGTCTGGCGCTGTACGCCCTCGGCGTGCCCCTCGCGGTGCCGCTGGCCCTGCTGGAGTTCTTCGCCGCCTTCGTCCCGCTCGTCGGCTCGCCCATCGCGCTCGCCGTCGCCGCCGTCGTGGCGCTGGCGACCAAGGGCCCGGTCGTCGCCGCGGTCGTCATGGCGCTGATCGTGGTCATCGGCCAGATCGAGGGGCATGTGCTGCACCCGCTCGTGCTGAGCTGGGCGGTACGGCTGCATCCGCTCGTCGTGGCGATCTCGGTCGTCGCGGGGGCGATCGCCGCCGGGGTGATCGGCGCGGTGGTGGCCGTACCGCTCGTGTCGGTCGTCTGGTCGGTGCGCCAGGCGCTGCGCACCCGGAACGGCCGGGGCCCGGCCCGTCCCTCCTGA
- a CDS encoding S1 family peptidase — protein sequence MKHRRIPKRRAAAAGGAVAALVAAGVTFQTANAGEDKSAVTVKTLSASAAGNLASTLHESLGGSAAGAYYDAEAKALVMNVVDEAAADAVREAGGRARIVENSPAELRTARQTLTDRATIPGTSWATDPVTNKVVVTADRTVEGADLAKLREVVEGLGEKAELKRTAGEFKPFAAGGDAIHSGGGRCSLGFNVVKDGAPHFVTAGHCGETGSEWSDSAGGAAIGSMLDSRFPEDDFALVKYSDGTAQPSEVNLYDGTTRQITRAGDATVGMQVTRSGSTTQVHDGEVTGLDATVNYGDGQIVNGLIQTNVCAEPGDSGGSLFAEDAAIGLTSGGSGDCSSGGETFFQPVTEALQALGAEIG from the coding sequence GTGAAGCACCGACGCATACCCAAGAGGCGCGCGGCGGCGGCAGGTGGAGCCGTCGCCGCACTGGTGGCGGCCGGCGTCACCTTCCAGACTGCGAACGCCGGCGAGGACAAGTCCGCGGTCACGGTGAAGACGCTCTCCGCCTCGGCGGCCGGAAACCTCGCCTCGACGCTCCACGAGAGCCTGGGCGGAAGCGCGGCCGGCGCCTACTACGACGCCGAGGCCAAGGCCCTGGTGATGAACGTGGTCGACGAGGCGGCGGCGGATGCCGTACGCGAGGCCGGAGGCAGGGCCAGAATCGTCGAGAACTCTCCGGCGGAGCTGAGGACCGCCCGGCAGACCCTCACCGACCGGGCCACCATCCCGGGCACCTCGTGGGCGACCGACCCGGTGACCAACAAGGTGGTCGTCACCGCCGACCGCACGGTCGAGGGCGCGGACCTGGCGAAGCTCCGGGAGGTCGTCGAGGGCCTCGGGGAGAAGGCGGAGCTGAAGAGGACGGCCGGGGAGTTCAAGCCCTTCGCCGCCGGCGGTGACGCCATCCACAGTGGCGGCGGCCGCTGTTCGCTCGGCTTCAACGTCGTCAAGGACGGCGCCCCGCACTTCGTCACGGCCGGGCACTGCGGTGAGACCGGCAGCGAGTGGTCGGACTCCGCGGGCGGCGCCGCGATCGGCAGCATGCTCGACTCGCGGTTCCCCGAGGACGACTTCGCACTCGTCAAGTACAGCGACGGCACCGCCCAGCCGAGCGAGGTCAACCTCTACGACGGCACCACCCGGCAGATCACCAGGGCGGGCGACGCGACCGTCGGCATGCAGGTCACCCGCAGCGGCTCGACCACCCAGGTCCACGACGGCGAGGTCACCGGCCTCGACGCCACCGTGAACTACGGCGACGGCCAGATCGTCAACGGCCTCATCCAGACGAACGTCTGCGCCGAGCCCGGCGACAGCGGCGGCTCGCTCTTCGCCGAGGACGCCGCGATCGGCCTGACCTCCGGCGGCAGCGGCGACTGCTCCTCGGGCGGCGAGACGTTCTTCCAGCCCGTGACGGAGGCGCTGCAGGCCCTCGGCGCCGAGATCGGCTGA
- a CDS encoding alpha/beta fold hydrolase, whose translation MHASDGRHLMVERLGDPRGRPVFLLHGTPGSRLGPAPRGMVLYQRGMQLIAYDRPGYGGSDRLAGRSVADVVEDVRAIADALGLDRFAVVGRSGGAPHALACAALLPDRVTRAAALVTLAPRDADGLDWFEGMAASNVLEYTRASVDPDGLTARFIMRSAEIRRDPVRLLDDLRRELTDSDRMVVADAGVRSMLLRNYQEALRTSAYGWIDDALAFCSPWGFDPAGISAPVLLWHGEKDVFSPVGHSRWLAQRIPGVTAVLEPAAAHFDALHALPRILTWLLEDHPGDPAG comes from the coding sequence GTGCACGCGTCGGACGGGCGGCATCTGATGGTGGAGCGGCTGGGGGATCCGCGGGGCAGACCGGTCTTCCTGCTGCACGGCACCCCGGGCAGCCGTCTCGGACCGGCGCCGCGCGGGATGGTGCTGTACCAGCGGGGAATGCAGCTGATCGCCTACGACCGGCCGGGATACGGCGGTTCGGACCGGCTGGCCGGCCGCAGCGTGGCGGATGTGGTCGAGGACGTACGGGCGATCGCCGACGCGCTGGGGCTGGACCGGTTCGCGGTGGTGGGGCGCTCCGGCGGCGCACCGCACGCCCTGGCGTGTGCGGCGCTGCTGCCCGACCGGGTCACCAGGGCCGCGGCGCTGGTGACGCTCGCGCCGCGGGACGCGGACGGTCTGGACTGGTTCGAGGGCATGGCCGCGTCGAACGTGCTCGAGTACACGAGGGCCAGCGTCGACCCGGACGGGCTCACGGCGCGGTTCATCATGCGCTCGGCGGAGATCCGGCGCGACCCGGTCCGGCTCCTGGACGACCTGCGCAGGGAACTCACCGATTCGGACCGGATGGTCGTCGCGGACGCCGGCGTGCGGTCGATGCTGCTGCGCAACTACCAGGAGGCGCTGCGCACCTCGGCGTACGGCTGGATCGACGACGCCCTCGCGTTCTGCAGCCCCTGGGGCTTCGACCCCGCCGGAATCTCCGCGCCCGTGCTGCTGTGGCACGGCGAGAAGGACGTCTTCTCGCCCGTCGGCCACTCCCGCTGGCTGGCGCAGCGCATCCCGGGGGTGACGGCCGTCCTGGAACCGGCCGCGGCCCACTTCGACGCGCTGCACGCGCTCCCCCGGATCCTCACCTGGCTGCTGGAGGACCACCCGGGGGACCCCGCCGGGTGA
- the fxsT gene encoding FxSxx-COOH system tetratricopeptide repeat protein: MTASRDGRIVTFYSYKGGTGRTMAMANTAWILAANGKRVLAVDWDLEAPGLHRFFHPFLDPSTLGATTGVIDLITEYAWAATSPAQRPDDWHRDYARIQPHAVSLTPENLGWEFPEGGTLDFVSAGRQNREYSATVSTFDWDNFYDRLGGGHFFDALRDDMKANYDYVLIDSRTGLSDIADICTVHLPDVLVDCFTLSDQSIDGAAAVARQIDERYGGRGIRVLPVPMRIDEGEKEKADAGRALARLKFDRFPNGLSGEELTAYWGAVEIPYRPYYAYEETLATFGDEAGLTNSLLSAFERLTAVITEGEITAMPTVAEETRLRIRDAFTRRRPALPADLFLSYVAENRMWADWIESVLTRAGFRVVPRDVSAEPTGDGTALPAPENTARTVVLLSSAYLKSARAVQVWERAAAEDPGGGRGRHLLPLRVGDVRLTTPYIDRNPVDLFRLDEVHATSALLRALDRPVQLTDGVAPGPRFPGTVPKIWNAPARNPGFTGRSVVLERMRDQLGGGMAVVLPQPQTLYGLGGVGKTQVALEYVHRFMADYDLVWWISSEQTDDVVAGLAELATRLGAQGGEDMAAASQEAVDLLRRGVPTSRWLLVFDNADDPEQLKRFFPSGGHILVTSRNQTWSQYGDALPVDVFLREESVEHLQRRAPGLTLEDADQVAAAVGDLPLAVEQAAAWIAETATPVAAYLEQLAQQAPRVLALNQPAGYPEPVAATWNVSIERLKERSPAAVRLLQLCAFFAPEPISANLLYSKEMIDALKPYDPSLQEKLVLGRVIREIGRFALAKVDQVSNSIQVHRLVQAVIRAQLSDEEQRDARHAVHRILAGARPDDDEPIDNPETWPRFATIWPHLGPSEARYCKEPETRRLLIDRVRYLWKRGDWQAAGALGDDLREAWREMLGNDDLQYLYLRFHLSNIFRSQGRYVEARELDEVTLERQRAVLGPSHPHTYMTTSGLAMDLGTLGQYGKAMELATEAHEGFSQIFHESHPRTLAAANNLALNLRMVGQYARAREIDQDVFDRRTEVLGPEHPYTLSSATSLARDLREVGRYEDSVSLLSRTYESYKRTLGRAFPGTLAAGKSLAVSLRRAGRLEDARRLTTATRNRYRAKYTSANPDSLACDLNLAADLFAAGEPVAARDLAQEVVDQYTKVPGAKHPYTLAAINNLGIYQWGCGDPEASEQLLVAAVRRMTDVLGTAHPHTLFCTVNLANARADLGELESALETERRAVTRLREVLGVHHPEVLAVSSNTAVTLGALGRKDEAAALRAETAEELARLLGEEHALTRIARDERRTHRDLEPLAV; this comes from the coding sequence ATGACAGCCAGTCGTGACGGACGCATCGTCACGTTCTACTCGTACAAAGGAGGAACCGGGCGGACGATGGCCATGGCCAACACCGCCTGGATACTCGCCGCCAACGGCAAGCGGGTCCTCGCCGTCGACTGGGACCTGGAAGCACCCGGCCTGCACCGCTTCTTCCACCCCTTCCTCGACCCGTCCACGCTCGGCGCCACCACCGGTGTCATCGACCTGATCACCGAGTACGCGTGGGCCGCGACGAGCCCCGCGCAGCGTCCCGACGACTGGCACCGGGACTACGCGCGCATCCAGCCGCACGCCGTCTCCCTCACCCCCGAGAACCTCGGCTGGGAGTTCCCCGAGGGCGGCACCCTCGACTTCGTCTCCGCGGGCCGGCAGAACCGCGAGTACTCGGCGACCGTCTCCACCTTCGACTGGGACAACTTCTACGACCGGCTCGGCGGCGGGCACTTCTTCGACGCACTGCGCGACGACATGAAGGCCAACTACGACTACGTCCTCATCGACAGCCGCACCGGGCTCAGCGACATCGCGGACATCTGCACCGTCCACCTCCCGGACGTCCTCGTCGACTGCTTCACCCTCAGCGACCAGTCCATCGACGGCGCCGCCGCCGTCGCCCGCCAGATCGACGAGCGCTACGGCGGCCGCGGCATCCGCGTCCTGCCCGTCCCCATGCGCATCGACGAGGGCGAGAAGGAGAAGGCCGACGCCGGCCGCGCCCTCGCCCGGCTGAAGTTCGACCGGTTCCCCAACGGCCTCTCCGGTGAGGAACTCACCGCCTACTGGGGCGCGGTGGAGATCCCGTACCGCCCCTACTACGCCTACGAGGAGACCCTGGCGACCTTCGGCGACGAGGCCGGACTCACCAACTCCCTGCTCTCCGCCTTCGAACGGCTCACCGCCGTCATCACCGAGGGCGAGATCACCGCCATGCCCACCGTCGCCGAGGAGACCAGACTGCGGATCAGGGACGCCTTCACCCGCCGCCGGCCCGCGCTGCCCGCCGACCTGTTCCTCAGCTACGTCGCCGAGAACCGCATGTGGGCCGACTGGATCGAGTCCGTCCTCACCCGCGCCGGCTTCCGGGTCGTGCCGCGCGACGTCTCGGCGGAACCGACCGGGGACGGCACCGCCCTCCCCGCACCCGAGAACACCGCCCGGACGGTCGTCCTGCTCTCCAGCGCCTACCTCAAGTCCGCCCGCGCCGTGCAGGTGTGGGAACGGGCCGCGGCCGAGGACCCGGGCGGCGGCCGCGGCCGCCATCTGCTGCCGCTGCGGGTCGGCGACGTACGCCTCACCACCCCCTACATCGACCGCAACCCCGTCGACCTCTTCCGCCTCGACGAGGTGCACGCCACCAGCGCGCTGCTGCGCGCCCTCGACCGTCCGGTCCAGCTCACCGACGGGGTCGCGCCCGGCCCGCGGTTCCCCGGCACCGTCCCCAAGATCTGGAACGCTCCCGCCCGCAACCCCGGCTTCACCGGCCGGTCCGTCGTCCTGGAGCGGATGCGGGACCAGCTCGGCGGCGGCATGGCCGTCGTGCTGCCGCAGCCCCAGACGCTGTACGGCCTCGGCGGCGTGGGCAAGACCCAGGTCGCGCTGGAGTACGTGCACCGCTTCATGGCCGACTACGACCTGGTGTGGTGGATCTCCTCCGAGCAGACCGACGACGTCGTCGCCGGACTCGCCGAACTCGCCACCCGGCTCGGCGCCCAGGGCGGCGAGGACATGGCCGCCGCCTCGCAGGAGGCGGTCGACCTGCTCAGGCGGGGCGTGCCGACCTCCCGCTGGCTGCTGGTCTTCGACAACGCCGACGACCCCGAGCAGCTCAAGCGGTTCTTCCCCAGCGGTGGCCACATCCTCGTCACCTCCAGGAACCAGACCTGGTCCCAGTACGGCGACGCCCTGCCCGTCGACGTCTTCCTCCGCGAGGAGTCCGTCGAGCACCTCCAGCGCCGCGCGCCCGGACTCACCCTGGAGGACGCCGACCAGGTCGCCGCCGCCGTCGGCGACCTGCCGCTCGCCGTCGAGCAGGCCGCGGCGTGGATCGCCGAGACCGCCACGCCCGTCGCCGCCTATCTGGAGCAGCTCGCCCAGCAGGCGCCCCGCGTCCTCGCGCTCAACCAGCCCGCCGGCTACCCGGAGCCGGTGGCCGCGACCTGGAACGTCTCCATCGAGCGCCTCAAGGAGCGCTCACCGGCCGCGGTGCGGCTGCTGCAGCTCTGCGCCTTCTTCGCCCCCGAGCCGATCTCGGCGAACCTCCTCTACAGCAAGGAGATGATCGACGCGCTCAAGCCGTACGACCCCTCCCTCCAGGAGAAGCTCGTACTCGGCCGCGTCATCCGCGAGATCGGCCGGTTCGCCCTCGCCAAGGTCGACCAGGTCTCCAACTCCATCCAGGTGCACCGGCTGGTGCAGGCCGTCATCCGGGCCCAGCTCAGCGACGAGGAGCAGCGGGACGCCCGGCACGCCGTCCACCGCATCCTCGCCGGCGCCCGGCCCGACGACGACGAACCGATCGACAACCCCGAGACCTGGCCGCGGTTCGCCACCATCTGGCCGCATCTCGGCCCCTCCGAGGCCCGGTACTGCAAGGAGCCCGAGACCCGCCGGCTGCTCATCGACCGGGTCCGCTACCTCTGGAAGCGCGGTGACTGGCAGGCCGCCGGGGCCCTCGGCGACGATCTGCGCGAAGCCTGGCGGGAGATGCTCGGCAACGACGACCTGCAGTACCTCTACCTGCGTTTCCACCTCTCCAACATCTTCCGCTCGCAGGGCCGCTACGTGGAGGCCAGGGAACTGGACGAGGTCACCCTGGAGCGCCAGCGCGCCGTGCTCGGCCCGTCGCACCCGCACACGTACATGACCACCAGCGGGCTGGCGATGGACCTGGGCACCCTCGGCCAGTACGGCAAGGCCATGGAACTGGCCACCGAGGCGCACGAGGGGTTCAGCCAGATCTTCCACGAGTCCCACCCGCGCACCCTGGCCGCCGCCAACAACCTGGCGCTGAACCTGCGCATGGTCGGCCAGTACGCGCGGGCCCGCGAGATCGACCAGGACGTCTTCGACCGCCGTACCGAGGTCCTCGGCCCCGAGCATCCGTACACGCTCTCCTCCGCCACCTCGCTCGCCCGCGACCTGCGCGAGGTCGGCCGGTACGAGGACTCCGTCAGTCTGCTCAGCCGCACCTACGAGAGCTACAAGCGGACCCTCGGCCGCGCCTTCCCCGGCACCCTGGCGGCGGGCAAGAGCCTCGCGGTGTCGCTGCGGCGGGCCGGCCGGCTGGAGGACGCCCGCCGGCTGACGACGGCCACCCGCAACCGCTACCGCGCCAAGTACACCTCGGCCAACCCGGACTCCCTCGCCTGCGATCTGAACCTGGCGGCCGACCTGTTCGCGGCGGGGGAACCGGTGGCGGCCCGGGACCTGGCCCAGGAGGTCGTCGACCAGTACACGAAGGTGCCGGGCGCGAAGCACCCCTACACCCTCGCCGCGATCAACAACCTCGGGATCTACCAGTGGGGCTGCGGCGATCCCGAAGCCTCGGAGCAGCTCCTGGTGGCCGCCGTCCGCCGGATGACCGACGTCCTCGGCACGGCCCACCCGCACACCCTGTTCTGCACCGTCAACCTCGCCAACGCCCGGGCCGACCTGGGCGAGCTGGAGTCGGCGCTGGAGACCGAGCGGCGGGCGGTGACGAGGCTGCGCGAGGTGCTGGGCGTCCACCACCCCGAGGTCCTCGCCGTCTCCTCCAACACCGCCGTCACCCTCGGCGCGCTGGGCCGCAAGGACGAGGCCGCGGCGCTGCGGGCGGAGACGGCGGAGGAACTGGCGCGGCTGCTGGGGGAGGAGCACGCGCTGACCCGGATCGCCAGGGACGAGCGCAGAACCCACCGCGACCTGGAACCGCTGGCCGTCTGA
- the fsxC gene encoding FxsC protein: MFIRDGGRVQASSQQRAADHRPYFFLSYAHTPRYGAGVPDPDMWVERLFRDLCGHVMAMTDLPAGAQAGFMDREIRSGEGWSERLAEVLATCRVFVPLFSPRYFASEMCGKEWYAFAQREIFHQAKSNRPAEAIVPALWVPVPAEQLPGPAERLQFNHRAFGDRYVTDGLYGLIKLRIFAEEYERAVYELAKRIVSVADTTAVGPGRPLDYRQAPSAFGPPDAAGPRRTGPRPIQLTVAAPTLHDLPPGRDPQYYGDMPQDWNPYYPEVHRPLAYVARDLVRTLNYQATIASFDHDSTPLDSKQAPTRPELLIVDRWALEDDDRREQLAAFDAENRPWVSVVVPFSRDDPQSRGAEGTLSAKLAQTLPTKLGQGRAACRAAARGVPSMEAFGQILPQVVEAAAQQYLRHAQVYPPAGGSHTERPRLRGPMAAEYATTHYIPDTLDHAPDAEDSDDSQS, encoded by the coding sequence GTGTTCATACGGGACGGGGGGCGTGTGCAGGCGTCATCGCAGCAGCGGGCGGCGGACCATAGGCCGTACTTCTTCTTGAGCTATGCGCACACACCGAGGTACGGAGCGGGTGTGCCGGATCCCGACATGTGGGTGGAGCGGCTCTTCCGGGACCTGTGCGGCCATGTGATGGCCATGACCGATCTCCCCGCCGGGGCGCAGGCGGGATTCATGGACCGGGAGATACGCTCCGGCGAGGGGTGGTCCGAGCGGCTCGCCGAAGTCCTCGCCACCTGCCGGGTCTTCGTCCCGCTCTTCTCCCCCCGCTATTTCGCCAGCGAGATGTGCGGCAAGGAGTGGTACGCCTTCGCCCAGCGGGAGATCTTCCACCAGGCCAAGAGCAACCGGCCCGCCGAGGCCATCGTGCCCGCGCTGTGGGTGCCGGTGCCGGCCGAGCAACTACCCGGTCCCGCCGAGCGGTTGCAGTTCAACCACCGGGCCTTCGGCGACCGCTACGTCACCGACGGGCTCTACGGGCTGATCAAACTGCGGATATTCGCCGAGGAGTACGAGCGGGCGGTCTACGAACTCGCCAAGCGCATCGTCAGCGTCGCGGACACCACCGCCGTCGGGCCCGGCAGACCGCTCGACTACCGGCAGGCCCCGAGCGCCTTCGGGCCCCCGGACGCCGCCGGCCCGCGCCGCACCGGCCCCCGCCCCATCCAGCTGACCGTGGCCGCCCCGACCCTGCACGACCTGCCCCCGGGACGGGACCCGCAGTACTACGGCGACATGCCGCAGGACTGGAACCCCTACTACCCCGAGGTGCACCGGCCGCTCGCCTACGTCGCCCGCGATCTGGTGCGGACCCTCAACTACCAGGCCACCATCGCCTCGTTCGACCACGACAGCACGCCGCTCGACAGCAAACAGGCCCCCACCAGACCGGAGCTGCTGATCGTCGACCGCTGGGCCCTGGAGGACGACGACCGACGCGAGCAGCTCGCCGCCTTCGACGCCGAGAACCGGCCCTGGGTCAGCGTCGTCGTCCCCTTCAGCCGCGACGACCCCCAGAGCCGCGGCGCCGAGGGCACCCTCAGCGCCAAACTCGCACAGACCCTGCCGACCAAGCTCGGCCAGGGCCGCGCCGCCTGCCGCGCCGCCGCCCGCGGCGTACCGAGCATGGAGGCGTTCGGCCAGATCCTGCCCCAGGTCGTGGAGGCGGCCGCCCAGCAGTACCTGCGCCACGCCCAGGTCTATCCGCCCGCCGGCGGCAGCCACACCGAACGTCCGAGGCTGCGCGGCCCCATGGCGGCCGAGTACGCCACCACGCACTACATCCCCGACACGCTCGACCATGCGCCGGATGCGGAGGACTCGGATGACAGCCAGTCGTGA
- a CDS encoding aminoglycoside N(3)-acetyltransferase — MTGTLAERDGLTRQLTELGLRTGETVLVHAGLGGTGIRAAGLRDALLRAVGEEGTLVVPAFTAGNSDTSSAHLRRVAGMTPTQAAAFRATMPAFDPATTPSTGMGRLAECVRTAPGAVRSAHPQTSFAALGRRAAELLSRHPLTCHLGEESPLGALYRAGARVLMINVGFSVCTAFHLAEYRIGAPLRRYACVVRGAHGPTWTEYLDVELDDRDFEAIGAAFSWNAERRTQLGGTTATLFSITDAVDHAVTWMSEKRR; from the coding sequence GTGACCGGCACGCTCGCTGAGCGCGACGGGCTCACGCGGCAGCTGACGGAACTGGGTCTGCGGACCGGGGAGACGGTCCTCGTCCACGCGGGCCTCGGCGGCACCGGCATCCGCGCCGCCGGGCTCCGCGACGCGCTGCTGAGGGCGGTCGGCGAGGAGGGCACGCTCGTGGTCCCCGCCTTCACCGCCGGGAACTCCGACACGTCCTCCGCCCATCTGCGGCGCGTGGCGGGGATGACACCCACTCAGGCGGCGGCCTTTCGGGCCACCATGCCCGCCTTCGACCCGGCCACCACACCGAGCACCGGGATGGGCCGGTTGGCCGAGTGCGTGCGGACCGCCCCGGGCGCGGTGCGCAGCGCCCATCCCCAGACGTCGTTCGCCGCGCTCGGCCGGCGGGCGGCGGAACTCCTCTCCCGGCATCCGCTCACCTGCCACCTCGGCGAGGAATCCCCCCTCGGGGCGCTCTACCGGGCCGGGGCGCGGGTATTGATGATCAATGTGGGTTTCTCCGTCTGCACCGCCTTCCACCTGGCGGAGTACCGAATCGGCGCGCCGCTGCGCCGGTACGCCTGTGTGGTGCGCGGGGCGCACGGACCCACATGGACGGAATACCTGGACGTGGAACTCGACGACCGCGATTTCGAGGCCATCGGAGCCGCCTTCTCCTGGAATGCCGAACGGCGGACACAACTGGGCGGGACGACGGCGACCTTGTTCTCGATCACCGATGCGGTGGACCATGCAGTGACGTGGATGTCCGAAAAGCGGCGTTGA